From Sporosarcina sp. Marseille-Q4943, the proteins below share one genomic window:
- a CDS encoding sigma 54-interacting transcriptional regulator encodes MNKIEKNLFPLYEFAVNRAGVGIHAVDHSGKTVIYNDKMKAIEGLELEEVGDRSILELFNFDQEESTLLKVLQSGTKQLNVKQTYWNRKGHEITTINDTYPVFNEGELVGAVEIARDVTALERFVLHPLRKNSDPVTFNQIVAASDEMKTVISTARKASDAKLPVLLIGESGTGKDLIAESIHNESSPANGRFLALHCHQSDAELIDRLDEDLKMSEPFTLFCERIDLLSISLQQKLFMFLKKSAQADRQFIASIGDDPVELIAKGSLLKELYYFFASFTIRVSPLRKRKEDIVSFVTTYFARRKERFGTSLTGITKEVEELFLHYNWPGNMRELEFLLDEISSLATTETVLTYEMLPLHFRLKSGGMGDTPTQAVDFIVNPEKELMPLDRYLKEAEEYYLLKAMKLHDDNITKTANALGMSRQNLQYRLRKLKNGR; translated from the coding sequence GTGAATAAAATCGAAAAGAACCTTTTTCCCCTATATGAATTCGCAGTGAATCGAGCCGGCGTCGGTATCCATGCAGTGGATCATTCCGGCAAAACCGTTATCTATAACGATAAGATGAAAGCGATAGAAGGGTTGGAACTTGAAGAAGTCGGAGATCGCTCCATTCTGGAGCTATTCAACTTCGATCAGGAAGAGAGCACTTTATTGAAAGTGCTTCAAAGCGGCACAAAACAGCTGAATGTCAAACAGACATACTGGAATCGGAAAGGGCATGAAATTACGACAATCAATGACACATATCCTGTATTCAATGAAGGCGAGCTTGTCGGCGCAGTGGAAATAGCAAGGGATGTCACTGCACTTGAAAGGTTCGTCCTGCATCCATTGCGTAAAAATAGCGATCCGGTAACGTTCAATCAGATTGTCGCTGCTTCGGATGAAATGAAGACAGTCATATCGACAGCTCGCAAAGCGTCCGACGCAAAATTGCCTGTGCTCCTCATCGGTGAGTCGGGCACAGGAAAAGATTTAATAGCTGAAAGTATTCATAACGAATCGTCACCTGCTAATGGTCGCTTCCTTGCGCTTCACTGCCACCAATCGGACGCGGAGCTGATCGATCGGCTCGACGAAGACTTGAAGATGTCTGAACCGTTCACGTTATTCTGTGAGCGTATCGATTTATTATCCATCTCCCTTCAGCAAAAGCTCTTTATGTTCTTAAAAAAGTCGGCTCAAGCCGACCGACAATTCATCGCAAGCATCGGCGACGACCCTGTCGAATTGATTGCAAAAGGAAGTCTGTTGAAGGAACTCTATTATTTCTTCGCTTCTTTCACAATACGAGTATCCCCTTTAAGGAAACGGAAAGAGGATATCGTATCGTTCGTCACAACCTATTTTGCCAGACGTAAGGAACGGTTCGGCACTTCTCTCACTGGAATTACGAAGGAGGTAGAGGAATTATTCCTGCACTACAATTGGCCCGGAAATATGCGAGAGCTTGAATTTTTGCTCGATGAAATCTCTTCCCTTGCCACTACCGAGACGGTGCTCACATATGAAATGCTGCCTCTTCACTTCCGACTGAAAAGTGGTGGAATGGGCGATACACCTACACAGGCAGTCGATTTCATCGTGAATCCCGAAAAGGAACTCATGCCACTCGATCGGTATTTAAAGGAAGCGGAAGAATATTATTTGCTGAAGGCAATGAAGCTTCATGACGACAATATTACGAAAACTGCTAATGCACTTGGCATGAGCAGGCAAAACCTTCAATATCGATTGAGGAAATTAAAAAACGGGAGATAG
- the yugI gene encoding S1 domain-containing post-transcriptional regulator GSP13, with amino-acid sequence MGKKYEVGEELTGKVTGIQPYGAFVALDEETQGLVHISEITYGFVRDINDYLAVGDEVKVKVLEVDYDAGKISLSIRALQEAPNNHQKTGRPRKSLQDKVKEHDAEGFNSLKDKLKDWIDRSGY; translated from the coding sequence ATGGGTAAAAAATATGAAGTGGGGGAAGAGTTGACTGGCAAGGTGACGGGCATCCAGCCATATGGAGCATTTGTCGCACTTGATGAAGAGACGCAAGGTCTCGTCCATATTTCTGAGATCACATATGGTTTCGTTAGGGACATCAATGACTATTTAGCTGTTGGCGATGAAGTGAAAGTGAAAGTGTTGGAGGTCGATTATGACGCGGGCAAAATTAGCCTATCCATCCGTGCACTCCAAGAAGCGCCGAACAACCACCAAAAAACGGGCCGCCCCCGCAAATCGCTGCAAGATAAAGTAAAAGAGCACGATGCGGAAGGCTTCAATTCATTAAAAGACAAACTGAAAGACTGGATTGATCGTTCCGGTTACTAA